Below is a genomic region from Rhodopirellula bahusiensis.
GCGACAAAATACCACCGGGCCTGGAAAACAGATTGGGGAAGGCAAGTTTTCTTTGGCAGCTGGAGAATCTGTGCGGCTTGCAACACTCATTCGGCGCCAGGTTCCGATCGTGCCGGATGAATGCCTCTTTGCGGCTGATTCGTTGACTGAGTCCGGTCGATCTCCCAAATGCCCCTTGTCTGGATTGCAGAAGGAACCTTCTTTCAGATCCAACCTGCCCGATCGAATTGATGAAACAAATTGTGAAACCGACGACCGCCATGATGGATGGCTTGCGCTCGCGCAAGCTACGGCGGGCGGTACGCCAATACACTTCATCCAGAAACCGATGGCTTCTATCCATCATTCTGACGGGAACTCTGGTCGGCCCAATACACGTGGCACTGCGGGCAGAAACGCCGACTCATCCGGATGGTCATTCGCGTCATCCTGTCTCCGCGTCCTATCGATCTCACGAAGCGGTTCACCTGCCGATTCCCAATGCCATCTCGAGTGGCCCGTACGCTCATCAAGTCGACCGGTATCGCGATCGCGTCCTTGAAAACGACGTCGTAGCTGAATCGGATGGAAATTGTTGGTTCAAAGATTCACCGGCGTTGTCGGCTGGTCCATCAATCGCGGGTGAAATCAGTGAGCTCGACCCACAGATTGTTTGGTGGGACGCGGACGTCACACAACCTCTCGGTTTGGCAGAACAACACACCTCGGTCGACGCATCGGGATTGGCGCAGACGGCATTGATTGCCTCGCCGTATGTCCGCAGTTTGCTGACCGAGCCGCAGATCTCGATGACCGACATCGTCATCGCTGACGCACAATTTGACCCGCTGACATTCCTCGATGCCAACTACACCGACACCAACGATCCCGTCGGTAGCGAACTGACCACGGGCGACCAATCCGAACGCTTCCGCGACAACCTGTTTGCTTCCTCCGCAGGTGTTCGCAAGAAACTGACCGGTGGCGGAAACCTGGAAGTCGTGCAGCGTGGAGGCTATCAAAACAACAACTCCACGTTCCTCATTCCCAACCCGCAAGGCACCTCGCGGTTGGAACTGAACTTCTCGCAGCCCTTGCTCCGCGATCACGGCAAAGCGGTCAATCGCACGCGAGTCATCCTGGCGAAAATCGACGCGCAAATCACCAACAGCGAAGTCCGGGAAGAGATTCAAACGCACTTGGTCGATGTCACGACCGCGTACTGGGAACTCTATCAAGCCCGCGCCGAATGGTTGCAACGCAATCGGTTGCTGGCCAGTGCGCAGGAGATGCAAACCGTTCTGCAAGCCCGTGGCGCAGTCGACTCGCAACAACGGCAAATCCTGCGTGCCAACGTCGCGGTCGCAAAAAGACGAGCCGATTTGGTTCGAATCGAAACCCGCATCCGAAACGCTCAATCAAAATTGCGTTTGCTGACGGGCGATCGGCAATTCGCACAGTTTTCTCAGTTCGAAATGGTGCCGGTTGAGCGACCGTTGATGCAGTCGATCGAGCTGAGCACGCGAGATGCGACGCTGACCGCTCTGGACAATCGTCCGGACATCGTGCAAAGCCTGCAACAAATGCATGCTGTGTCGACACGTGTCGGTGCCGCTCGCAACCAAGTGCTGCCACGATTGGACCTGTTGCTCAGTTCTTATGTTTCTGGATTGGAAACGGGCACCAATACCTTTGGCGCGATCGGCCGACAATTCAGCGAAGGCCGGCCGACCTACTCCGCCGGCTTGATCTTTGAACGTCCCTGGGGCAACCGAGCCAACCAAGCTCGTCTGCGTCGCAACCGATGGGAATGGACGCGGTCCTACGCCGAGTTCCAACAAACGACCGAAGCAGCGATCACCGAAGTCGAAATCGCCGTTCGCGAAACCCAGACCTTGTTCAACGAACTGATTGCCAAACAGCAATCCACCGTTGCTGCGGCACGCGAAGTGGAATACTTGCGTCAGCGTTGGACACATTTACCGGACCCGAACGAAAACGCGATTCTGCTGATCGAAAACCTGTTGGATGCTCAAGAGCGATTAGCGGACGAAGAACGCGGTTTGGTTCGATCACAAGTCGCTCACGCCTTGTCATGGGTCACCCTTCGCAAAGCCATGGGCGTGTTGTTGGTATGCGACGTGGCGGATGTTTCGCCCGTTCCGACCGAAGTTTCCATGGTGGTCCAAGGGGAACCAGAACCTTTCGGCGGGATGATTGAAAGCGAAGAATTGGTTCTGCCGACACCGGAGGAGTGGAACTCACCATGAGCCTTCTCCACAACGCCGTACGCTGGAATTCCAATTCGGTCTTCTCGCCCTGGTCCGCACGTTTGACCGGTTGTTCAAAGCTGGACATCGAGTCGATCCTGCAATCCGCTCGCAGCCAGATGTCTGGACGCACCAAATCTTCGCGAGCCGATCTTGCGAATCGATGGCAGTCGCTTCGCTATCGATTGCTGCAGCGACAAACGGATTCAGCTCGCGACCAATCGCACCCGAATGACGCTGTCTGGGACGAGTGCTTAACCGACGCGTTGATTTTGGCGGCGGATGCAATTGAGCAAACACACAGCATCGAACTGTTCGAGGTTCAACTGCGTGCGGGATTGATCGTTTCTTCGGGGTTGATGTCACGACGGGGTGGCGTGGCGGAAATGCAAACTGGCGAAGGCAAAACCTATGCCTTGTTCGTTGCATCTTTGATCGCAGCCTTGCCCGGCCGAGGCGTTCACATCGCGACGCCGAATGCGTACTTGGCCCAACGCGATCACGATGAACTTCGCGACACTTGGAACTTGCTTGGTATCGAATCGAGCTGTTTGCCCGAAGACGCGTCTGCCGAGCAAACCCACGCGGCGTATCGTGCTGACGTGACATATGGCCCCGGTCACGCCTTTGGTTTTGACTACCTTCGCGACCAATTGGCGATGGACACCGCCGCACGCCAGCGTCCCGGCTCGAAGCTGATGAAACGATTGCGTTCCGAGTCATCGACACCTCATTTGCAACGTGGCCTGGCGGTCGCTTTGGTCGACGAAATCGATCATGTGTTGATCGACGACGCGATGTCTCCTTTGCTGTTGTCAGGAACTCGACCAGGCGAAGCCGACGACGCCGCAGTTCATCGACACGCGTTGAAGTCAGCTCGTTCGCTCCGCAACTGCGTCGACTTTCAAACAATTGGGCAACAAGTTGAACTCACTGACGCCGGGTTGGATCTCGCCTATCAGTCCATTGACGATTGGTCGGACGCTTCGCTTCGGCGGCCTTGGCACGAATACGTTGAACTCGCGTTGCAAGCCACTCACACGCTTCGCCGCGAAATTGACTACGTGATCGATGACGAATCTGTTCGCATCGTCGATCAATCCACAGGCCGAATCTATGAAGACCGGACTTGGTCCGGTG
It encodes:
- a CDS encoding TolC family protein, which produces MKQIVKPTTAMMDGLRSRKLRRAVRQYTSSRNRWLLSIILTGTLVGPIHVALRAETPTHPDGHSRHPVSASYRSHEAVHLPIPNAISSGPYAHQVDRYRDRVLENDVVAESDGNCWFKDSPALSAGPSIAGEISELDPQIVWWDADVTQPLGLAEQHTSVDASGLAQTALIASPYVRSLLTEPQISMTDIVIADAQFDPLTFLDANYTDTNDPVGSELTTGDQSERFRDNLFASSAGVRKKLTGGGNLEVVQRGGYQNNNSTFLIPNPQGTSRLELNFSQPLLRDHGKAVNRTRVILAKIDAQITNSEVREEIQTHLVDVTTAYWELYQARAEWLQRNRLLASAQEMQTVLQARGAVDSQQRQILRANVAVAKRRADLVRIETRIRNAQSKLRLLTGDRQFAQFSQFEMVPVERPLMQSIELSTRDATLTALDNRPDIVQSLQQMHAVSTRVGAARNQVLPRLDLLLSSYVSGLETGTNTFGAIGRQFSEGRPTYSAGLIFERPWGNRANQARLRRNRWEWTRSYAEFQQTTEAAITEVEIAVRETQTLFNELIAKQQSTVAAAREVEYLRQRWTHLPDPNENAILLIENLLDAQERLADEERGLVRSQVAHALSWVTLRKAMGVLLVCDVADVSPVPTEVSMVVQGEPEPFGGMIESEELVLPTPEEWNSP
- a CDS encoding preprotein translocase subunit SecA, which produces MSLLHNAVRWNSNSVFSPWSARLTGCSKLDIESILQSARSQMSGRTKSSRADLANRWQSLRYRLLQRQTDSARDQSHPNDAVWDECLTDALILAADAIEQTHSIELFEVQLRAGLIVSSGLMSRRGGVAEMQTGEGKTYALFVASLIAALPGRGVHIATPNAYLAQRDHDELRDTWNLLGIESSCLPEDASAEQTHAAYRADVTYGPGHAFGFDYLRDQLAMDTAARQRPGSKLMKRLRSESSTPHLQRGLAVALVDEIDHVLIDDAMSPLLLSGTRPGEADDAAVHRHALKSARSLRNCVDFQTIGQQVELTDAGLDLAYQSIDDWSDASLRRPWHEYVELALQATHTLRREIDYVIDDESVRIVDQSTGRIYEDRTWSGGLQQAIEAKEELPIQRESESLAKITRQRFYHSYDYLAGVTGTASDCREELKSVYGLTVQTVDPRLPSKRLVQPTHVSLTAEQKFAAIANEARSIANSGRCVLVGTLDIATSQQVAAEIRRQGLTCELLNGLQNAEEAQIIARAGQPSAITVATNLAGRGTDIRLHPDVAAKGGLHVIVTEHHRSSRVDRQLIGRCARCGDPGSSRNFLSAEDNLVGQAAPWVGRAIRRAIVTDQIKTFPVESQIASIQRRQAKRAAVARRQLLDADERDRGLVRKAQSSHDPAPHLHALDAG